A genomic window from Bacillus solimangrovi includes:
- a CDS encoding LysM peptidoglycan-binding domain-containing protein has translation MSDKKDKGYTPFKGLEDETKIYEKRTRFQGKKRKRGGGVFFTLIGSLTVAVVVGGGIGFLLDDNDEETSAPSKQEEKVDEERQKMAEEAEGNSESSSSEDQGAEGEQGEAPAQDDETKVHTVVAGDTLYEISLEYYDSPQYQNYIAEVNNLASADDLQLGMTLKIPFPPKQVANKPQESSSSAVEASTIEATENEQGEKIHVVVKGDNLYRLSLQYYDTPAYQDFIATYNNLQNADSLELGQQIKIPPRPPQPE, from the coding sequence GTGAGTGATAAGAAGGACAAAGGTTATACTCCTTTTAAAGGATTAGAAGATGAAACGAAGATTTATGAGAAACGAACACGCTTTCAAGGGAAAAAACGTAAGCGTGGTGGAGGTGTATTTTTTACACTAATTGGCTCACTTACCGTCGCCGTTGTTGTAGGTGGAGGAATTGGTTTCTTATTGGATGATAATGATGAGGAAACAAGTGCACCTTCGAAACAAGAAGAAAAAGTCGATGAAGAACGTCAAAAAATGGCAGAAGAGGCGGAAGGAAATTCGGAATCATCTTCTTCAGAAGATCAAGGTGCAGAAGGTGAGCAAGGTGAAGCACCAGCGCAAGATGACGAGACGAAAGTACATACTGTCGTTGCAGGAGATACGTTATACGAAATTTCACTTGAATACTATGATTCACCACAATATCAAAACTATATTGCAGAGGTTAACAACTTAGCGAGTGCTGATGATTTACAACTCGGTATGACATTGAAGATACCGTTCCCACCGAAACAAGTTGCTAATAAACCACAAGAAAGCAGTAGTTCTGCTGTTGAAGCATCAACTATAGAAGCAACTGAAAACGAACAAGGTGAAAAAATACATGTTGTTGTTAAAGGTGATAACCTATATCGTCTCTCACTGCAGTATTATGACACACCAGCTTATCAAGACTTTATTGCAACTTATAACAATCTTCAAAATGCAGATAGCTTAGAACTGGGTCAACAAATTAAAATTCCACCACGTCCACCTCAACCAGAGTAA
- a CDS encoding DUF1659 domain-containing protein has product MVEQIITKSKLRLVYDAGMGELGEMIEKTKTYNNVKAEASAEGLFAVAQALNNLTTYSMIEVGRENDYELVSN; this is encoded by the coding sequence ATGGTCGAACAAATTATTACGAAAAGCAAGTTGCGTCTCGTGTATGATGCTGGGATGGGAGAACTAGGAGAAATGATTGAGAAGACGAAGACTTACAATAACGTTAAGGCAGAAGCTTCGGCAGAAGGATTATTCGCTGTTGCACAAGCACTAAACAATTTAACAACGTACAGCATGATTGAAGTCGGACGTGAGAATGACTATGAGCTTGTGAGTAACTAA
- a CDS encoding YvrJ family protein codes for MELETIVPFVQDVAFPIVVTLYLMHRIEQKLEMLNHSVLSLPERLKTVYPFEHGTLIRFNSRN; via the coding sequence ATGGAATTGGAAACCATTGTCCCATTCGTTCAGGATGTAGCTTTTCCGATTGTTGTGACACTCTATCTCATGCATCGAATTGAGCAGAAGTTAGAGATGTTAAATCACTCTGTTCTATCTTTACCTGAAAGGCTGAAGACAGTGTATCCTTTTGAACATGGAACATTAATTAGATTCAATTCTCGTAATTAA
- a CDS encoding DUF3050 domain-containing protein yields the protein MKETFAEVVQVRDELLEHPIFTQMSNGERVKVMMKHHVFAVWDFMSLLKRLQVEVTAVEVPWIPSKNANFGRFINEIVLAEETDEDGQGGYISHYELYLKAMDEVGADTRAIKDYVSKLQEGADPLEAIETIDISESVKQFVTESLQLALNGKTHEVAASFFFGREDLIPDMFERLVSDVVEKDMSAHWLNYYLRRHIELDGDEHGPLAEKLLISLCDTEEKEREAQQAAVRSLKARIELWSGVLQEIDEKSL from the coding sequence ATGAAAGAAACATTTGCAGAAGTTGTTCAAGTTAGAGACGAATTATTAGAACACCCAATTTTTACACAAATGTCTAATGGTGAACGTGTTAAAGTCATGATGAAACATCACGTTTTCGCTGTTTGGGATTTCATGAGTTTACTAAAACGTTTGCAGGTAGAGGTAACAGCGGTAGAAGTTCCTTGGATACCATCAAAGAATGCAAATTTTGGTCGCTTCATTAATGAAATTGTTTTAGCTGAAGAGACAGACGAAGACGGACAAGGTGGTTACATAAGTCATTACGAATTGTATTTAAAAGCAATGGATGAAGTTGGTGCGGATACCCGTGCGATTAAAGACTATGTGAGCAAGTTACAAGAGGGCGCAGATCCGCTTGAAGCAATTGAAACGATTGATATATCAGAATCTGTAAAACAGTTCGTTACAGAAAGCTTGCAACTAGCATTAAACGGTAAAACACATGAGGTTGCTGCATCATTCTTCTTCGGGCGTGAAGATTTAATTCCTGATATGTTTGAACGACTCGTTTCTGATGTTGTAGAAAAAGACATGTCTGCACATTGGCTTAACTATTATTTACGTCGTCACATTGAGTTAGATGGTGATGAGCATGGACCACTAGCTGAGAAATTGCTCATATCGTTATGTGACACTGAAGAGAAAGAACGTGAAGCACAGCAAGCAGCAGTTCGATCACTGAAAGCTAGAATTGAACTATGGAGCGGTGTTCTTCAGGAAATTGATGAAAAGTCACTATAG
- a CDS encoding DUF2922 domain-containing protein, with product MKKLELKFTTLEGTTATVSVDAPVEPVDPAAVSATMDEILSQDVFITSKGPFVSKKEARLVDHTVTTIELP from the coding sequence ATGAAAAAGTTAGAATTGAAGTTTACGACGTTAGAAGGCACAACAGCGACAGTTTCGGTTGATGCACCTGTAGAACCAGTGGACCCTGCTGCTGTTTCAGCCACAATGGATGAAATTCTATCACAAGATGTGTTTATCACATCAAAGGGACCGTTTGTGTCTAAGAAGGAAGCACGCTTAGTTGACCATACGGTTACAACAATTGAACTTCCTTAA
- a CDS encoding short-chain dehydrogenase: MPCVHEFGIIDDFDIGKDYGDYAPKKYNCITVEDDLIQELSKDLKLLKSYFHSYDRPEFGLAYYGITIIPPPSLSFFYNVVVSSSKFKSSEELIDLAAIIVQASEEQKYMIHFGV; this comes from the coding sequence TTGCCATGTGTCCATGAGTTTGGCATTATTGATGATTTTGATATAGGAAAAGATTATGGCGACTACGCCCCGAAAAAATATAATTGTATTACAGTAGAAGATGATCTCATTCAAGAGCTTTCAAAGGACTTAAAACTATTGAAGAGTTACTTCCATTCATATGATAGACCAGAATTTGGTCTTGCCTATTATGGAATTACGATTATTCCACCTCCATCTTTATCATTCTTTTATAATGTAGTCGTATCTTCATCAAAATTTAAAAGCTCTGAAGAATTAATAGATTTGGCAGCAATAATTGTTCAAGCTTCAGAAGAACAGAAATATATGATCCACTTTGGAGTTTAA
- a CDS encoding EAL domain-containing protein, giving the protein MNIHPNVKQLRLHHLFQPIMDTKNMTPHGYEAFLRSASCTNPMELFQTARKLDYLYHLDTTSIKRAISLCSDHVHEQVFLNVFPSTLLQDPFLEMLSWLEQQYEHVFKKIVFEINEANEDYKAWESNELIDRIQHLRKLGIPIALDDVGTGQASLQRLIECAPNYVKLDKYFSKNLTDIVEKKKIVSFFSDYCKNSSKLILEGIENERDLHTASELNVDYVQGYLFGKPDTLQRYKQPLTLPN; this is encoded by the coding sequence ATGAATATACATCCAAATGTAAAACAGCTACGTTTACATCACTTATTTCAGCCTATTATGGATACAAAAAATATGACACCACATGGATATGAAGCATTCTTAAGAAGTGCTTCATGTACAAACCCGATGGAACTTTTTCAAACCGCACGTAAGTTAGACTATCTGTATCATTTAGACACGACCTCAATCAAACGTGCCATATCGCTCTGTTCTGATCACGTGCATGAACAAGTTTTTTTGAATGTGTTCCCTTCTACCTTACTTCAAGATCCATTCCTTGAGATGTTGTCTTGGTTAGAACAGCAATATGAACATGTTTTCAAAAAAATTGTATTCGAAATTAATGAAGCAAATGAAGACTATAAAGCGTGGGAGTCTAATGAGCTTATCGATCGAATTCAGCACCTAAGAAAATTAGGAATTCCTATTGCACTCGATGATGTTGGAACAGGACAGGCTTCATTACAACGTTTAATCGAGTGTGCTCCAAATTACGTGAAGTTAGATAAATACTTTTCAAAGAATTTAACAGACATAGTAGAAAAGAAAAAAATCGTGTCGTTCTTCTCTGATTATTGCAAAAACTCTTCAAAGCTCATCCTAGAAGGAATTGAGAATGAACGTGATCTTCATACGGCTTCTGAACTTAATGTAGATTATGTTCAAGGGTATTTGTTCGGAAAACCAGATACACTACAACGTTACAAGCAACCTCTTACGTTACCTAACTAG
- a CDS encoding binary toxin-like calcium binding domain-containing protein, with protein QAEGEVTEPTEEQAEGEVTEPTEEQAEDEVTEPTEEVEVTENQEETNTLTKRVSKSGLIGSITELSDLVAVNSSSPSGVDFDGDNIPNTWEIEGYTLLLDGLVKWEDEDVDEYGEGAIKYVTSPYSRSTDEDPYSDFQEVMSLVDKAIAPVAQHPLVAAFPDIQAEIEGVTITPIETITTTDGTVLTEAWSDSLDKSKTTASSLGYKAGFELGFENSVGFADTGVKYTGKFYGESNGQWDKSKTKTTSRVDSEQDTTSWSQATTSNPSEAAKSVWNVKYTNKELLQPIILPLACHYRLVIKRRSQ; from the coding sequence CAAGCTGAAGGTGAAGTAACAGAACCAACGGAAGAACAAGCTGAAGGTGAAGTAACAGAACCAACAGAAGAACAAGCTGAAGATGAAGTAACAGAGCCAACAGAAGAAGTAGAAGTAACAGAAAATCAAGAAGAAACAAACACATTAACTAAGAGAGTATCTAAATCAGGATTAATCGGATCAATTACAGAACTTTCCGATTTGGTAGCTGTGAACAGTTCATCTCCTAGTGGAGTAGATTTCGATGGTGACAATATTCCTAATACGTGGGAAATAGAAGGGTATACTTTACTTCTTGATGGATTAGTCAAATGGGAAGATGAGGATGTTGATGAATACGGTGAAGGGGCAATAAAATATGTCACATCACCTTACAGCAGAAGTACGGACGAAGATCCATATAGTGATTTTCAGGAAGTTATGTCACTAGTTGATAAAGCAATTGCACCAGTTGCACAACATCCGTTAGTGGCAGCTTTTCCTGATATTCAAGCTGAAATTGAAGGTGTAACGATTACTCCTATTGAAACCATTACAACAACTGATGGTACAGTATTGACAGAGGCATGGAGTGATAGTCTTGATAAAAGTAAAACAACAGCGAGTTCACTTGGATATAAAGCAGGGTTTGAATTAGGTTTCGAAAACAGTGTGGGCTTTGCGGATACAGGTGTGAAATATACTGGTAAGTTCTATGGAGAAAGTAACGGACAATGGGATAAAAGTAAGACAAAAACAACTTCTCGTGTTGACAGCGAACAAGATACGACAAGCTGGAGTCAGGCAACAACATCGAATCCTTCAGAAGCCGCAAAGAGTGTATGGAATGTGAAATATACAAATAAGGAACTGCTCCAGCCTATAATATTACCCCTAGCTTGTCACTACAGATTGGTGATAAAACGGCGGTCTCAATAA
- a CDS encoding PAS domain-containing sensor histidine kinase — MANSAIFNNIKIMADDLQYFIEWSKNLIGYVSNRGQLFPLNAIWGLYVDLEFSEDTGISWETLIHPDDYDEFIEQMKLLHQQKRATIETRIIAKDETIHWIKWDLFYRDDKEWTYIVGTDITQSKHAEQESIELKEFYETMISDVQVSLENISKDGTILSVNSVFVDLYGWKKAEVLGKNVAELVQWEDDDYERIIEMVATGNKIASYKVTRRRKSGEKIDISLTISPIHNKNGEVISYCILSRKYTKEKRLETLLEQQRLKLKEANRRMTAFLKSISDGLCVVDQDYRVLYANEPLKCLFKKSDIVDGCELWSLFPENHLNKYKHKYIDALENHNTVLFQDYFPNMEKHIAINIFPTNDGMIIYYHDNSTMVKSVEALSESERLFERFANNVNDVLWIAAPDFKEWKYISPAFEKMVGLPAEKLMENPMVMEDFIHSNDLPKVVSISEKMLEGEYSVDYRMKTGDEGRERWFRSKGFPVFKDGEPEAIVGVTEEITDQKQRDELLIKSEKLTSVGQLAAGIAHEIRNPLTSIKGFIQILSINKYVPQGYIEIMMSELARIESIVNEFLLLARPPRDIQFQPYQLEQILEEVVSLLRAEANLRGIEIIENIEQNLVHLMCAPNQLKQAFINLIKNAIESMDVSGKINVNLYEKNNQLHVKIIDQGSGIPKDSLEKLGDPFFSTKEKGTGLGLMITMKMIEDHGGTIHFDSEVGIGTTVTASFPIQRKVKLI, encoded by the coding sequence ATGGCGAATTCTGCTATATTTAACAATATAAAGATAATGGCTGACGATCTTCAATATTTCATTGAATGGTCGAAAAATTTAATTGGCTACGTTTCGAACAGAGGGCAACTCTTTCCTTTAAATGCTATTTGGGGGCTGTATGTTGACTTAGAATTTTCTGAAGATACAGGAATCAGTTGGGAGACATTAATTCATCCAGATGATTATGATGAGTTTATAGAGCAAATGAAGCTGTTACATCAGCAAAAAAGGGCAACGATAGAGACTAGAATTATTGCCAAGGACGAGACAATTCATTGGATTAAATGGGACTTATTTTACCGTGATGATAAAGAGTGGACGTATATAGTTGGGACAGATATTACGCAAAGTAAACATGCTGAACAAGAATCGATAGAGCTGAAAGAATTTTATGAAACGATGATAAGTGATGTACAAGTTTCACTTGAAAATATATCAAAAGACGGTACGATCTTAAGCGTGAATTCTGTCTTTGTGGATTTGTATGGGTGGAAGAAAGCTGAAGTTCTAGGTAAGAATGTTGCTGAACTTGTCCAATGGGAAGATGATGATTATGAACGAATTATAGAAATGGTTGCTACTGGAAATAAAATAGCGAGTTATAAAGTTACTCGTCGTAGAAAAAGCGGCGAAAAAATTGATATATCATTAACGATATCACCAATACATAATAAAAATGGCGAAGTGATAAGTTATTGTATCTTGTCACGAAAATATACGAAAGAAAAGCGATTAGAAACGTTATTAGAACAACAACGACTTAAGTTAAAAGAAGCGAATAGGCGCATGACAGCATTTTTGAAGAGCATTTCGGATGGATTATGTGTTGTTGATCAAGACTATCGGGTATTATATGCGAATGAGCCATTGAAATGTCTTTTTAAGAAATCAGACATTGTTGATGGATGTGAGTTATGGTCATTGTTTCCAGAAAATCATCTCAATAAATATAAACATAAATATATAGATGCATTGGAGAACCATAACACGGTATTGTTTCAAGATTATTTCCCTAATATGGAGAAGCATATTGCGATTAACATTTTCCCAACGAATGATGGCATGATCATTTATTATCATGACAATTCTACGATGGTGAAGAGTGTTGAAGCATTAAGTGAAAGTGAACGTCTATTTGAACGCTTTGCAAATAATGTGAATGATGTGTTATGGATTGCAGCTCCAGATTTCAAAGAATGGAAATACATTAGTCCAGCATTTGAAAAAATGGTCGGCTTGCCAGCTGAAAAGTTAATGGAAAACCCAATGGTTATGGAAGATTTTATTCATTCGAATGATTTACCTAAAGTCGTATCTATAAGTGAAAAGATGCTTGAAGGCGAATACTCTGTTGATTATCGTATGAAGACAGGTGATGAGGGACGAGAACGTTGGTTTAGATCGAAAGGGTTTCCAGTCTTTAAGGACGGTGAACCTGAAGCAATTGTAGGGGTAACTGAAGAAATTACAGATCAGAAGCAGCGTGATGAATTGTTGATTAAGTCAGAGAAATTGACGTCAGTTGGTCAATTAGCAGCAGGTATTGCCCATGAAATTCGTAATCCACTTACATCAATAAAAGGGTTTATCCAAATTTTATCGATCAACAAGTATGTTCCGCAAGGTTATATCGAAATTATGATGTCTGAGCTAGCTCGAATTGAATCGATCGTTAATGAGTTTCTATTACTTGCCAGACCTCCTAGAGATATTCAATTTCAACCATATCAGCTCGAACAAATTTTAGAAGAGGTCGTATCCTTGTTGCGTGCAGAGGCTAATTTGCGTGGCATTGAGATCATCGAAAATATTGAACAAAACCTCGTTCATCTGATGTGTGCTCCTAACCAATTGAAGCAAGCATTCATTAATTTAATTAAAAACGCAATTGAATCAATGGACGTTTCGGGTAAAATCAATGTCAATTTATATGAGAAGAATAATCAACTTCATGTTAAGATTATTGATCAAGGTTCAGGCATACCGAAGGATAGTTTGGAGAAATTAGGGGATCCTTTCTTCTCAACGAAAGAGAAAGGTACAGGTTTAGGTCTAATGATCACAATGAAAATGATAGAAGATCACGGTGGCACGATTCATTTTGATAGTGAGGTAGGCATAGGCACAACTGTAACCGCTTCGTTTCCAATTCAAAGAAAAGTAAAATTAATCTAA
- a CDS encoding beta/gamma crystallin domain-containing protein → MSLQIGDKTAVSITTDSASEINSLAPYESHPKGDGTVALKYIETGSNDTHEIVLSLDQVQLIQMGYPISLSTDQITANVREVDDEGNFTTEGKWHIYESAIDAVTASITYVHPTKGERKFNVFANNPDLGNSRYDPKTTLGDALELVLNAKIKNKKLIIDGEEVNDSWRIFLSSDDDEGYEIFQKTDDLSEIELRPGMDIVFEKTDPNGSPAVQYVFYGEDNKQVIAQVEENGAEIESVTATVQTASGEPIELPLVDVDKKGNYDGVYKSEIQSNQLNISYKDAIITATDINGSETVTYILAPYALSKQGLGYVPLTRTRKVTDITSLPEDYPNAEAFVLEVKNTKTTTNMRRVDIGKQKVYLGVNNYPIEFRGAGTTYSLHTHGDYNQKTKYDTATFTLTSSMSDLRSGAFGYNSPMNNEASSVKFHYGANGDGIVLYNMFNYKGQDDVLALTGSDRNLSDNSINFNNKTSSVRIIGQSGKPYVRLYENNKNNINTNSYGTDYVDVYGDKNISGFFNDDAESFRVFGGEDMNYYIDPTFRQYEDGTGLRQHWTKNGYIGLNNLDSSVNNLANKVSYVKIGCEHCPSFTIYKDKNYGGGSAFTNVVTPEIDSQSSGLHWEDISIASSIKVENNRDNLAKLIIYKENGDYAVIDRSVRDLSSFYDVIDRGRSSTRTQNFDNKIRDVKLHYGTVYRFYEHKDFRGRYVDYIIGEDNIGSDWNNKFSSVKVLNPLPEIGLIAFDNTNYDYSEDYIPITGDIADLSTVSFDNKISSLKLITRIPEKLPTHNTTVVVSSKDLSFEAKNKYFGKGTSVHLVGYFDRTGASSKFTPHVYNQNYTAQGSYTLRTGINDAKGYLVQVDAQRVSSDKVQVKLNGSSYSELGTSPTHALGLEPGAIYDPLHSNVVFVPANRNRPSEISVDISLGGWKATGDGGPETYRIKVLGYFADDSVSGNDLFYEQFDTPVDVSSPLTSDERTSEGILQRRDFKETPKAFLVNVTSKNIGAAYFKFTINDNYLWLGTAASEYAKGDVARSVHHSGLMYVQANTEDAYLFQMTPNYGIWNAIDNDAAIDVEIVGYFY, encoded by the coding sequence TTGTCACTACAGATTGGTGATAAAACGGCGGTCTCAATAACAACAGATAGTGCCAGTGAGATAAACAGCCTTGCACCTTATGAGTCGCATCCGAAAGGTGATGGTACAGTTGCACTGAAATATATTGAGACAGGTTCGAATGATACACATGAGATTGTTCTTTCACTCGATCAGGTACAATTAATTCAAATGGGTTATCCTATTTCACTATCTACTGATCAAATTACAGCGAATGTAAGGGAGGTTGATGATGAAGGTAATTTTACAACAGAGGGAAAATGGCATATATATGAGTCAGCCATTGATGCAGTAACGGCTAGTATTACGTATGTACATCCAACTAAGGGTGAGCGAAAATTCAATGTGTTTGCAAATAATCCAGACCTTGGAAATTCACGATATGATCCTAAAACAACATTAGGTGACGCACTTGAGCTTGTTCTGAATGCAAAAATTAAGAATAAAAAGTTAATCATTGATGGTGAAGAAGTGAACGATTCTTGGAGAATATTCTTATCATCAGATGATGATGAAGGTTATGAGATTTTCCAAAAGACAGATGACTTATCTGAGATTGAATTAAGACCTGGGATGGACATTGTTTTTGAAAAAACGGATCCAAATGGTTCTCCTGCTGTACAATATGTTTTCTATGGAGAAGACAATAAACAAGTAATAGCACAAGTAGAGGAAAATGGAGCTGAAATAGAGAGTGTAACTGCGACAGTGCAAACAGCTAGTGGTGAACCGATTGAATTGCCTCTCGTTGATGTGGATAAAAAAGGTAATTATGATGGGGTATATAAGTCTGAAATTCAATCTAATCAGTTAAATATCTCATATAAAGACGCGATCATAACTGCGACTGATATCAATGGAAGCGAAACAGTGACATATATTTTGGCACCATATGCTTTATCTAAACAAGGGTTGGGTTATGTACCGTTAACACGAACAAGAAAAGTTACTGATATTACTAGTTTGCCAGAAGATTATCCGAATGCAGAAGCGTTTGTGTTAGAGGTAAAGAATACAAAAACAACGACTAATATGCGCCGAGTGGACATTGGTAAACAAAAAGTATATTTGGGAGTAAACAATTATCCAATTGAATTTAGAGGCGCAGGTACAACTTATTCATTGCATACTCATGGAGATTATAATCAGAAAACTAAATACGATACTGCTACCTTCACATTAACAAGTTCCATGTCTGATTTACGAAGTGGAGCATTTGGCTATAATAGCCCTATGAACAACGAAGCGAGCTCAGTTAAGTTTCATTATGGCGCAAATGGAGATGGAATTGTCTTATACAATATGTTTAATTATAAAGGACAAGATGATGTTCTAGCTTTAACAGGCTCTGATCGTAACCTTTCTGATAATAGTATCAACTTTAACAACAAAACATCTTCTGTACGGATTATCGGTCAGTCAGGTAAGCCATATGTAAGACTATATGAGAATAATAAAAATAATATTAATACAAATTCGTACGGTACTGACTATGTAGATGTGTATGGAGATAAGAATATCTCTGGATTCTTTAATGATGATGCAGAATCATTCAGAGTATTTGGTGGAGAAGATATGAACTATTATATTGATCCAACCTTCAGACAATATGAAGATGGTACGGGATTAAGGCAACATTGGACAAAAAATGGATATATAGGTTTGAATAATTTAGATAGTTCAGTAAATAATTTGGCTAATAAAGTATCGTATGTAAAAATTGGTTGTGAACATTGTCCGTCATTTACTATATACAAGGACAAAAATTATGGAGGTGGCAGTGCGTTTACAAATGTTGTCACACCAGAAATAGACTCTCAGTCAAGTGGACTACATTGGGAGGATATAAGTATAGCGTCTTCTATTAAAGTAGAAAATAATAGAGATAATTTAGCGAAACTTATTATCTATAAAGAAAATGGGGATTATGCTGTTATTGATAGGTCGGTTAGAGACTTAAGCAGCTTTTACGATGTTATTGATAGAGGTAGGAGTTCTACTAGAACTCAAAATTTCGACAATAAGATTAGAGACGTTAAGCTCCACTATGGCACAGTATATCGTTTCTATGAACACAAAGATTTTAGAGGTCGTTACGTAGATTATATTATTGGTGAGGATAACATTGGTAGTGATTGGAACAACAAGTTTAGCTCGGTAAAAGTATTGAACCCGTTACCTGAAATAGGTTTGATTGCATTTGATAATACAAACTACGACTATTCTGAAGATTATATACCAATTACAGGTGATATTGCTGATTTAAGTACAGTTAGCTTCGATAATAAGATTTCTTCACTTAAGTTGATTACGAGAATACCAGAAAAACTTCCAACACATAACACGACAGTGGTTGTTTCAAGTAAGGACCTGTCATTCGAAGCAAAGAATAAGTACTTTGGGAAAGGTACGTCTGTACATCTAGTCGGTTATTTTGACCGAACAGGAGCATCATCGAAATTTACACCACATGTGTATAATCAAAACTATACAGCACAAGGTTCATATACACTTAGGACGGGAATAAACGATGCAAAAGGTTATCTTGTCCAAGTCGATGCACAAAGAGTATCATCAGACAAAGTTCAAGTGAAGTTAAATGGTTCGTCATATTCAGAGCTTGGTACATCACCAACACATGCATTAGGGCTTGAGCCAGGTGCAATTTATGATCCGCTTCATAGCAATGTGGTGTTTGTTCCTGCAAATCGTAATAGACCATCTGAAATTTCAGTAGATATCTCATTAGGTGGCTGGAAAGCGACTGGTGATGGTGGCCCTGAAACGTATAGGATCAAAGTGCTAGGATATTTTGCAGATGATAGCGTCTCAGGTAATGATTTATTTTATGAACAATTTGATACACCAGTTGATGTATCTTCACCTTTAACATCAGATGAAAGAACATCGGAAGGAATATTACAACGGAGAGATTTTAAAGAAACTCCAAAAGCATTCTTAGTAAATGTAACTAGTAAAAATATTGGAGCAGCCTATTTTAAGTTCACAATTAATGACAACTATCTTTGGTTAGGAACAGCTGCATCTGAATATGCCAAAGGTGACGTAGCTCGATCCGTTCACCATAGTGGATTGATGTACGTGCAAGCTAATACAGAAGATGCGTATTTATTTCAGATGACTCCAAATTATGGAATATGGAACGCGATCGATAATGATGCAGCGATTGATGTAGAGATTGTCGGGTATTTCTATTAA
- a CDS encoding DUF4931 domain-containing protein, with amino-acid sequence MLHFKSSMSKSKPENIVNRQTTCPFCDTERLTNILDRDGSIIWLENKYPTLIDTYQTIIIETDQCESELSEYDQEHIRKLLNFTMNKWFDMQNSGKYASILLYKNHGHLSGGTIKHPHMQIVGLQNVDYKTNIQLDHFKGEIIDQARNVSLTISDFPIVGFTELNIKMDEHYEQDDIDQLAIYLQSCTHFLLNYIKCNSYNLFFYKIDKHIYVKIMPRFVTSPLFVGYCIPQISDHKYEIIKNMQELYFN; translated from the coding sequence ATGCTTCATTTTAAATCTAGTATGTCAAAAAGCAAACCAGAGAATATTGTAAATCGTCAAACAACTTGTCCGTTTTGTGATACAGAACGGTTAACAAATATACTTGATAGAGATGGTTCTATTATTTGGTTGGAAAATAAGTACCCAACTTTAATTGATACATATCAAACGATTATTATCGAAACAGACCAATGTGAATCTGAACTATCAGAGTACGATCAGGAACATATAAGGAAATTATTGAACTTTACCATGAATAAATGGTTTGACATGCAAAACAGTGGTAAATATGCATCTATTCTATTGTATAAGAACCATGGCCATTTATCTGGTGGAACGATTAAGCACCCTCATATGCAAATTGTTGGTCTTCAAAATGTTGATTACAAAACAAACATACAATTAGACCATTTTAAAGGCGAAATCATCGATCAGGCTCGTAATGTGAGTCTAACCATATCCGATTTTCCTATAGTAGGTTTTACTGAATTAAATATCAAAATGGATGAACATTATGAACAAGATGATATCGATCAGTTAGCTATATACTTACAAAGCTGTACTCATTTTCTATTAAACTATATTAAGTGTAATAGCTATAATCTGTTTTTTTATAAAATAGATAAGCATATTTATGTGAAGATTATGCCTAGGTTTGTGACCTCTCCCCTATTTGTAGGATACTGCATCCCGCAAATATCTGATCATAAATATGAGATTATTAAAAACATGCAAGAACTATATTTTAATTAA